A region of Prochlorococcus marinus subsp. pastoris str. CCMP1986 DNA encodes the following proteins:
- the hisS gene encoding histidine--tRNA ligase: MNNFKNLRGTVDLLPDQLIKWQNVEKIIIQQLFRSSVKEIRTPILEMTELFMRGIGEGTDVVSKEMYTFLDRGERSCTLRPEGTASVARALIQHGISTRPSQKLWYMGPMFRYERPQAGRQRQFHQLGVEFIGYESVNSDIEIITLAWDILQKLGIKELNLEINTLGDHIDRSNFQKAFLKWLEVNKNSLDLDSQRRIDKNPLRILDTKNVQTKQILKGAPRLFDFLSEKSLERYLIIKEKLKLLKIPFIENFNLVRGLDYYTHTAFEITTGTLGSQATVCGGGRYDSLISQMGGAETPAIGFAIGLERLIILCGSELEETRETDIYIVNKGIHAEILAMELSRKLRNYDLVVELDLSGASFSKQFKKANKLKSKSIIVIGDDEAVKNEFVIRLFNNDNSVNKEETISIEDNMKLEKWIKSNLILDKNL, encoded by the coding sequence TTGAATAACTTTAAAAATCTTAGAGGAACAGTAGATCTTTTACCTGATCAATTAATAAAGTGGCAAAATGTCGAGAAAATAATAATACAACAACTTTTTAGGTCTTCTGTAAAGGAAATTAGGACTCCAATACTAGAAATGACTGAATTATTTATGCGTGGTATTGGTGAAGGAACCGATGTTGTTAGCAAAGAGATGTATACATTTTTAGATAGAGGTGAAAGGTCCTGTACATTAAGACCAGAGGGTACTGCTTCAGTCGCAAGAGCATTAATACAACATGGAATATCAACTAGACCTTCTCAGAAACTTTGGTACATGGGACCAATGTTTAGATATGAGAGACCTCAAGCAGGGAGGCAAAGACAATTTCATCAGTTAGGAGTTGAATTTATCGGTTATGAATCTGTAAATAGTGATATTGAAATTATTACTTTGGCTTGGGATATTTTGCAGAAATTAGGAATTAAAGAACTTAATCTTGAAATTAATACCTTAGGGGATCATATTGATAGGTCAAATTTTCAAAAGGCATTTTTAAAATGGTTAGAGGTTAATAAAAACTCTTTAGATTTAGATTCTCAAAGGAGAATAGATAAGAATCCTTTGAGAATTTTAGATACTAAGAATGTTCAAACAAAACAAATTCTTAAAGGTGCTCCCAGATTATTTGACTTTTTGTCTGAAAAAAGTCTCGAGAGATATTTAATTATTAAAGAAAAATTAAAGCTTCTTAAAATACCGTTTATCGAAAATTTCAATTTAGTAAGAGGTTTAGACTATTACACACATACTGCATTTGAAATTACCACCGGAACATTAGGTTCACAAGCTACAGTATGCGGAGGAGGAAGATATGATAGTTTGATTAGTCAAATGGGCGGGGCAGAAACTCCAGCAATTGGATTTGCAATTGGATTAGAAAGACTAATAATATTATGTGGTAGCGAGCTTGAAGAAACTAGAGAAACAGATATTTATATTGTGAATAAAGGTATTCATGCTGAAATATTGGCAATGGAATTATCCAGAAAGCTAAGAAATTATGATTTAGTAGTCGAATTAGATCTTAGTGGAGCATCATTTTCAAAGCAATTTAAAAAAGCTAATAAATTAAAATCAAAAAGTATTATTGTAATTGGAGATGATGAAGCAGTAAAAAATGAATTTGTTATTAGGCTTTTTAATAATGATAATTCAGTAAATAAAGAAGAAACTATATCAATTGAAGATAATATGAAATTAGAGAAGTGGATAAAAAGTAATTTAATTTTAGATAAAAACCTTTAG
- a CDS encoding TIGR02450 family Trp-rich protein: MEIYWTSNKAINGLRHFVLVNKINEQNQINFLMVSVVDVEISLKISNEELLNSGNWSEGWLNLPKSKAITKDYSDYKLSNNSKEDIEKIFVKNDSLFDIT, encoded by the coding sequence GTGGAAATTTACTGGACTTCTAATAAAGCTATTAATGGATTAAGACATTTTGTTTTAGTAAATAAAATTAATGAGCAAAATCAAATTAATTTTTTGATGGTTTCTGTTGTTGATGTAGAAATAAGTTTAAAAATCTCAAATGAGGAATTGTTAAATAGTGGGAATTGGAGTGAAGGATGGTTAAATCTTCCTAAAAGTAAAGCGATTACTAAAGATTATTCAGATTACAAATTAAGTAATAATTCAAAAGAAGACATTGAAAAAATCTTTGTTAAAAATGATTCTTTATTCGATATAACTTAA
- a CDS encoding chlorophyll a/b binding light-harvesting protein — MQTYGNPDTTYGWWAGNSGVANRSGKFIAAHVAHAGLIVFWAGAFTLFELSRFDPSVPMGQQPLIALPHLATLGIGFDADGVLMGDTKPVLAIAIVHLVSSMVLAAGGLLHSLLLPGNLEESEVAKARKFNIEWDNPDKLTFILGHHLIILGFAVILLVEWARVHGVYDPAIGAVRQVEYDLNLAEIWNHQTDFLLIDDLEDVMGGHAFLAFVLITGGAWHIATKQVGEYTKFKGKGLLSAEAVLSWSLAGIGWMAIIAAFWSASNTTVYPVEFFGEPLELKFSISPYWIDTVDLPDGVYTSRAWLANVHYYFGFFFIQGHLWHALRALGFDFKRVTNAISNIDSATVTLKD; from the coding sequence ATGCAAACCTATGGTAATCCAGACACCACCTATGGATGGTGGGCTGGTAATTCAGGTGTAGCTAATCGCTCAGGAAAATTTATCGCTGCTCATGTCGCTCATGCAGGGTTAATTGTTTTTTGGGCCGGTGCTTTCACTCTTTTCGAACTATCAAGATTTGACCCCAGTGTCCCAATGGGTCAACAACCTCTTATTGCACTTCCTCACTTGGCTACCCTTGGAATAGGGTTTGATGCTGATGGAGTTCTAATGGGAGATACCAAACCTGTACTAGCTATAGCTATTGTTCACTTGGTTTCCTCTATGGTACTTGCAGCTGGTGGATTACTTCACTCGCTACTTCTTCCAGGAAATCTTGAAGAATCAGAAGTCGCAAAGGCAAGGAAATTCAATATTGAATGGGATAATCCAGATAAATTAACTTTCATTCTTGGACATCATTTAATTATTCTTGGATTCGCTGTAATTCTTCTTGTTGAATGGGCAAGAGTTCATGGAGTCTACGATCCAGCTATTGGTGCCGTGAGACAAGTTGAGTATGATCTAAACCTTGCTGAGATTTGGAATCATCAAACAGATTTTCTACTAATAGATGATTTAGAGGATGTTATGGGAGGTCATGCTTTCCTTGCATTTGTCTTGATTACAGGTGGTGCTTGGCACATTGCTACAAAGCAAGTTGGTGAATATACCAAATTTAAAGGTAAAGGTCTTCTATCTGCAGAAGCAGTTCTTTCATGGTCTTTAGCAGGTATTGGTTGGATGGCAATTATTGCTGCCTTCTGGAGCGCATCAAATACAACAGTTTATCCTGTTGAGTTTTTTGGTGAACCACTTGAATTGAAATTTAGTATTTCTCCATATTGGATTGATACTGTTGACCTTCCTGATGGTGTTTATACATCAAGGGCATGGTTAGCAAATGTACATTACTACTTTGGTTTCTTCTTTATTCAAGGTCATCTATGGCACGCACTAAGAGCCTTAGGATTTGACTTTAAGAGAGTTACAAATGCTATCAGTAATATTGATAGTGCTACGGTTACTCTTAAAGATTAA
- a CDS encoding sodium:solute symporter, which translates to MNISLLQNQNIFSNSISISLIGFFVIGFFLIFGRKFKFAVQLERFGLPIAVISGIVGISIGPYGLINILSKETTNVWSNFPTPLLSLVFATLMMGRPIPNINGLIRPIVNQFLLALSLGFGQFLVGGLVVKYLLSPSMETNPLMGCLIEVGFEGGHGAATIIGESFNKLGFSDGLDLGLAMATMGLLSSSLLGSFFIFVGRTLGISDTEQIVDKTDNENPNLKIGIFSDLRILLINLGFVGLAISFGVSILKLLRYISNYFGEFSKEVILSLPVFPLILIGSLLIRYILEKTNNTEFVSNLLQREIGILSTDLLIFTAMASLDIATVLDNWRLILVLTIFGLIWNLICIAYFAYFVFEKHWFERSLIEFGNSTGVVASGLLLLRLADPKNISKTLPIFTSKQLFAQLILSGGFFTVLAPLLISKIGLDFWTEICASITLFTILVAFFFNKRFSTSYQ; encoded by the coding sequence TTGAATATTTCTCTCCTACAAAATCAAAATATTTTTTCAAATTCCATTTCAATAAGTTTAATAGGATTTTTTGTAATCGGTTTTTTCTTGATTTTTGGAAGGAAATTTAAATTTGCTGTTCAATTAGAAAGATTTGGATTACCCATAGCTGTTATTTCTGGAATTGTAGGAATATCGATAGGTCCCTATGGATTAATTAATATTTTATCTAAGGAGACTACAAATGTTTGGAGTAATTTTCCTACTCCTCTATTATCTCTAGTGTTTGCGACATTAATGATGGGAAGGCCAATCCCAAATATTAATGGTTTAATTAGACCCATTGTCAATCAGTTTTTGTTGGCTCTCTCATTGGGCTTTGGTCAATTTCTTGTAGGAGGATTAGTAGTCAAATACTTATTGTCTCCTTCTATGGAAACAAATCCTTTAATGGGATGTTTAATAGAGGTTGGTTTTGAGGGAGGTCATGGTGCTGCAACTATTATTGGAGAAAGTTTTAACAAACTTGGATTCTCAGATGGCTTAGACTTAGGTCTTGCCATGGCTACAATGGGACTTTTATCCTCTTCCTTATTGGGTAGTTTTTTTATTTTTGTAGGAAGAACTTTAGGAATTTCAGATACAGAGCAGATCGTTGATAAAACGGATAATGAAAATCCAAATCTGAAAATAGGCATTTTTTCAGATTTGAGAATTTTATTAATAAATCTTGGCTTTGTTGGGTTGGCAATTTCTTTTGGAGTCTCGATACTTAAGCTTTTAAGGTATATTTCAAACTACTTTGGTGAATTCTCAAAAGAAGTAATCCTATCTCTTCCTGTATTCCCACTTATTCTTATAGGATCACTTTTGATTCGATATATCTTAGAAAAAACCAATAATACAGAATTTGTATCTAATCTTCTTCAAAGAGAAATTGGCATCTTGTCCACAGATTTATTAATTTTTACAGCAATGGCAAGTTTAGATATTGCTACTGTTCTTGATAATTGGAGATTGATTTTGGTACTTACTATTTTTGGTTTGATTTGGAATTTAATTTGTATTGCTTATTTCGCATACTTTGTATTTGAAAAACATTGGTTTGAGAGAAGTTTAATAGAATTTGGAAATTCAACTGGAGTAGTTGCATCTGGACTACTTCTTTTAAGACTCGCTGATCCAAAAAATATTTCTAAAACACTTCCGATTTTTACATCAAAGCAACTTTTTGCTCAGTTAATCTTATCAGGAGGATTTTTTACAGTATTAGCTCCATTATTGATCTCAAAAATAGGATTAGATTTTTGGACAGAGATTTGTGCATCAATAACTCTTTTTACTATTTTGGTTGCATTCTTTTTTAACAAAAGGTTTTCTACAAGTTATCAATAA
- a CDS encoding glutathione S-transferase, with translation MTTDILYSFRRCPYAIRVRWALLICEIKVEIREVDLKNKPIEFMNKSRTKTVPILLKKNNEVIEESLDIIIWALSESEKENIKKFYNPKNKEKEILEIISENDHSFKYHLDRFKYSARFNASEEDYHYLEATKFIKKWNKILTNNRWIIGDKPSIADWCIWPFVRQFKIACESQKKTNYFDDPIKNWLGYFEKHQQFKKLMHKFDPWKPSKNKEYFDFN, from the coding sequence ATGACAACAGATATTTTATATTCATTTCGTAGATGTCCATATGCAATTCGAGTTAGATGGGCATTATTAATTTGCGAAATCAAAGTAGAAATAAGAGAAGTTGATTTAAAAAATAAGCCCATCGAATTCATGAATAAATCAAGGACAAAAACTGTTCCAATTTTATTAAAAAAAAATAATGAAGTCATAGAGGAAAGCTTAGACATCATAATATGGGCACTTTCAGAGTCAGAAAAGGAGAATATAAAGAAATTTTATAATCCCAAAAATAAAGAAAAAGAAATTTTAGAAATTATTTCTGAAAATGATCATAGTTTTAAATATCATTTAGATCGTTTTAAATATTCCGCAAGATTTAATGCTAGCGAAGAAGATTACCATTATTTAGAAGCTACTAAATTCATAAAAAAATGGAATAAAATCCTTACAAACAATAGATGGATAATTGGAGATAAACCTTCGATTGCAGATTGGTGTATTTGGCCATTTGTAAGGCAATTTAAAATTGCTTGCGAAAGCCAAAAAAAAACAAATTATTTTGATGATCCTATAAAAAATTGGTTAGGATATTTCGAAAAACATCAACAATTTAAAAAATTAATGCATAAATTTGATCCATGGAAACCATCTAAAAACAAAGAATATTTCGATTTTAATTAG